In Pseudomonadota bacterium, a single window of DNA contains:
- a CDS encoding DUF47 family protein yields MTKREMGFFDVFESASEIASESAVILQELVLRFDDPDASIKALEEKEHEGDLQVHAMMDRLNRSFITPIDREDLFVISKELDDITDCIESTAHLFSMFDVQTVRDDAKAFVKLIVEATAALHALTKEMKNFKKSKELKPLVIEINRLENEGDQLHRRAVHALFTQEKDPLEVLKWRDVYENLESALDACEHVANIILGVVVKHA; encoded by the coding sequence ATGACCAAACGCGAAATGGGGTTCTTCGACGTGTTCGAGTCCGCGTCGGAGATCGCCAGCGAGTCGGCCGTGATCCTGCAGGAGCTCGTGCTGCGCTTCGACGACCCCGACGCCTCGATCAAGGCGCTCGAGGAGAAGGAGCACGAGGGCGACCTGCAGGTCCATGCCATGATGGACCGGCTCAACAGGTCGTTCATCACGCCCATCGACCGCGAGGACCTGTTCGTCATCTCCAAGGAGCTCGACGACATCACGGACTGCATCGAGTCGACCGCGCACCTGTTCTCCATGTTCGACGTGCAGACGGTACGAGACGACGCCAAGGCGTTCGTGAAGCTGATCGTCGAGGCCACGGCCGCGCTGCACGCGCTGACGAAGGAGATGAAGAACTTCAAGAAGAGCAAGGAGCTCAAGCCGCTCGTGATCGAGATCAACAGGCTCGAGAACGAGGGCGACCAGCTGCACAGGCGCGCCGTGCACGCCCTGTTCACGCAGGAGAAGGATCCGCTCGAGGTGCTGAAGTGGCGGGACGTGTACGAGAACCTGGAGAGCGCCCTCGACGCGTGCGAGCACGTGGCGAACATCATCCTCGGGGTCGTGGTGAAGCATGCCTGA
- the phoU gene encoding phosphate signaling complex protein PhoU: MMRDSLLAREIDKLKEKLLALGGQVERSLARAIAAVETRDVEAAREVIDGDTAIDHMEVDVEEECLKLLALHQPVAIDLRFIVAVLKVNNDLERIGDHAASLAEHVLLIEDRPAAELVFDFPVMARKAQAMLKQSLDALVSQDAELATRVCAADDEIDEINRNMYRAVEREIMRRPELTPVYTNHIGLSRCLERVADLATNIAQDVIYLTTGRIARH; this comes from the coding sequence ATGATGCGGGACTCGTTGCTCGCGCGGGAGATCGACAAGCTCAAGGAGAAGCTGCTCGCGCTCGGCGGACAGGTGGAGCGCAGCCTCGCCCGGGCGATCGCGGCCGTGGAGACGCGCGACGTCGAGGCGGCGAGGGAGGTGATCGACGGGGACACCGCCATCGATCACATGGAGGTCGACGTGGAGGAGGAGTGCCTGAAGCTGCTCGCGTTGCACCAGCCGGTGGCGATCGATCTCCGGTTCATCGTCGCGGTGCTCAAGGTGAACAACGACCTCGAGCGGATCGGGGACCACGCGGCGTCGCTCGCAGAGCACGTCCTCCTGATCGAGGATCGGCCGGCGGCCGAGCTCGTGTTCGACTTCCCGGTCATGGCGCGCAAGGCGCAGGCCATGCTCAAGCAGAGCCTCGACGCGCTCGTCTCCCAGGACGCCGAGCTCGCCACGCGCGTGTGCGCCGCGGACGACGAGATCGACGAGATCAACAGGAACATGTACCGCGCCGTGGAGCGCGAGATCATGCGGCGCCCGGAGCTGACCCCGGTCTACACGAACCACATCGGCCTCTCGCGGTGCCTCGAGCGCGTCGCCGATCTCGCGACGAACATCGCCCAGGACGTGATCTACCTGACGACCGGGCGGATCGCCCGCCACTGA
- the pstB gene encoding phosphate ABC transporter ATP-binding protein PstB — protein MTVALAEIMTPAPAPLVAVRAPIVTARDQDTIALVDVKAKIRTRSLSFFYGGQQALYENDLAIAEGKVTAIIGPSGCGKSTHIRVYNRIFELYRDQRANGAVLLDGVDVLDPKVDVIELRRRVGMIFQKPTPFPMTVFENVAYGLRLHYSPARSELEGRVEDALKRAALWEEVKDALGKPGVALSGGQQQRLCIARAIAVEPEVLLMDEPTSAIDPVATARIEELVESFKGRYTVVIVTHNMQQAARISDYTAFFYKGRIVETDTTRRLFTNPRNKQTEDYITGRFG, from the coding sequence ATGACGGTCGCACTCGCCGAGATCATGACCCCCGCTCCGGCGCCGCTCGTCGCCGTGCGCGCCCCGATCGTCACCGCGCGGGACCAGGACACGATCGCCCTCGTCGACGTGAAGGCGAAGATCCGCACGCGGTCCCTGAGCTTCTTCTACGGCGGCCAGCAGGCGCTCTACGAGAACGACCTCGCGATCGCCGAGGGCAAGGTGACCGCGATCATCGGCCCCTCTGGGTGCGGCAAGTCGACGCACATCCGCGTGTACAATCGGATCTTCGAGCTGTACCGCGACCAGCGCGCGAACGGGGCCGTGCTCCTCGACGGGGTCGACGTCCTCGACCCCAAGGTCGACGTCATCGAGCTGCGGCGGCGGGTCGGGATGATCTTCCAGAAGCCCACGCCGTTCCCGATGACCGTCTTCGAGAACGTCGCGTACGGCCTGAGGCTCCACTACAGCCCGGCGAGGTCCGAGCTCGAGGGCCGGGTCGAGGACGCCCTCAAGCGGGCCGCGCTCTGGGAGGAGGTCAAGGACGCCCTCGGCAAGCCCGGGGTCGCGCTGTCCGGCGGGCAGCAGCAGCGCCTGTGCATCGCGCGGGCGATCGCGGTCGAGCCCGAGGTGCTCCTGATGGACGAGCCGACCTCCGCGATCGATCCCGTGGCCACGGCGCGCATCGAGGAGCTGGTGGAGTCGTTCAAGGGCCGCTACACGGTCGTCATCGTGACGCACAACATGCAGCAGGCGGCGCGCATCTCCGACTACACGGCGTTCTTCTACAAGGGGCGGATCGTCGAGACCGACACGACGCGGCGGCTGTTCACGAACCCGAGGAACAAGCAGACCGAGGACTACATCACCGGCCGGTTCGGCTGA
- the pstA gene encoding phosphate ABC transporter permease PstA, whose amino-acid sequence MKRRPNTFRKLQDLFVKVLSSAAALLGIFFLGWILFEVGKRGLGAFDAAFFTSLPAPPGAEGGGLANAILGTLIITAIATVIGVPLGIMAGVYLAEVARGTKRAAAVRFVVNAMMGLPSIIVGLFVYTLLVLPFGRFSGFAGAVALAIIMLPVVARTADDMLSLVPSSLREAALALGAPRWRVTFAIVFRAAKAGLVTGVLLAIARVSGETAPLLFTALNSVYWPSSLMEPMGNLTVTIFNYAMSPYEDWQRAAWGASLLIMAAVLGTTLLARFVFKEKKR is encoded by the coding sequence GTGAAGCGGCGCCCCAACACGTTCCGCAAGCTCCAGGACCTCTTCGTCAAGGTGCTGTCCTCGGCCGCCGCGCTGCTCGGCATCTTCTTCCTCGGCTGGATCCTGTTCGAGGTGGGCAAGCGCGGCCTCGGCGCGTTCGACGCCGCCTTCTTCACGTCGCTGCCGGCGCCGCCCGGGGCCGAGGGCGGGGGGCTCGCGAACGCGATCCTCGGGACCCTGATCATCACGGCGATCGCGACCGTGATCGGCGTGCCGCTCGGCATCATGGCCGGCGTCTACCTCGCCGAGGTGGCGCGCGGGACGAAGCGCGCCGCGGCCGTCCGGTTCGTCGTGAACGCGATGATGGGGCTCCCGTCGATCATCGTCGGCCTCTTCGTCTACACGCTGCTCGTGCTCCCGTTCGGTCGGTTCTCCGGCTTCGCGGGCGCCGTGGCGCTCGCGATCATCATGCTGCCGGTGGTGGCGCGCACGGCGGACGACATGCTGTCGCTCGTCCCGAGCTCGCTGCGCGAGGCGGCGCTCGCGCTGGGAGCACCACGGTGGCGCGTGACGTTCGCCATCGTTTTCCGGGCGGCCAAGGCCGGCCTCGTCACCGGCGTGCTGCTCGCGATCGCCCGGGTGAGCGGCGAGACCGCGCCGCTCCTGTTCACCGCGCTCAACAGCGTCTACTGGCCCTCGTCGCTCATGGAGCCGATGGGCAACCTGACGGTGACGATCTTCAATTATGCGATGTCCCCTTACGAGGACTGGCAGCGCGCCGCGTGGGGCGCCTCGCTGCTCATCATGGCCGCGGTGCTCGGCACGACGCTGCTCGCGCGCTTCGTTTTCAAGGAGAAGAAGAGATGA
- the pstC gene encoding phosphate ABC transporter permease subunit PstC: MAVASSSRRGDRIYRGVAAAAGIGVALIALGVGVSLVASSWPSIREFGLSFLVTDRWSPVTEQFGALSSVYGTLVSTVIALVLAVPLSLVIALFLVELAPPWLARPVGAAIELLAAVPSIIYGMWGLFVFAPFMAEHVQPALKGALGFLPLFEGPPMGIGMLTAGIILALMVLPFVTAVMRDVFTMVPPVVKEASYGMGSTTWETTRKVTVRYGFSGLIGAVFLGLGRAVGETMAVTFVIGNSHDISVSLNAAGNSIASTLANEFTEASEPMYLSALVELGLVLFLITVIIQVGAQIWIGRTVKRAGGGL; encoded by the coding sequence ATGGCAGTAGCCTCCTCATCGCGGCGGGGCGACAGGATCTACCGCGGCGTCGCGGCAGCGGCCGGGATCGGGGTCGCCCTCATCGCCTTGGGCGTCGGCGTCTCGCTCGTCGCCAGCTCGTGGCCATCCATCCGCGAGTTCGGGCTCTCGTTCCTGGTCACCGACCGCTGGAGCCCGGTGACCGAGCAGTTCGGCGCCCTGAGCAGCGTCTACGGCACGCTCGTCTCGACCGTCATCGCGCTCGTGCTCGCCGTGCCCCTGAGCCTCGTCATCGCGCTCTTCCTCGTCGAGCTCGCGCCGCCGTGGCTCGCGAGGCCGGTCGGCGCGGCGATCGAGCTGCTCGCGGCGGTGCCGAGCATCATCTACGGCATGTGGGGGCTGTTCGTGTTCGCGCCGTTCATGGCCGAGCACGTGCAGCCGGCGCTCAAGGGCGCGCTCGGCTTCCTGCCGCTCTTCGAGGGGCCGCCCATGGGGATCGGCATGCTCACCGCCGGGATCATCCTCGCGCTCATGGTGCTGCCGTTCGTCACCGCGGTGATGCGCGACGTGTTCACCATGGTGCCGCCGGTCGTCAAGGAAGCGTCGTACGGCATGGGGTCGACGACGTGGGAGACGACGCGCAAGGTGACGGTGCGCTACGGCTTCTCGGGCCTTATCGGCGCCGTTTTCCTCGGCCTCGGCCGCGCGGTGGGCGAGACGATGGCGGTCACGTTCGTCATCGGCAACAGCCACGACATCTCGGTGTCGCTCAACGCCGCGGGCAACAGCATCGCCTCCACGCTCGCCAACGAGTTCACCGAGGCGTCGGAGCCGATGTACCTGTCCGCGCTCGTCGAGCTCGGCCTGGTGCTGTTCCTCATCACCGTGATCATCCAGGTGGGTGCCCAGATCTGGATCGGGCGGACCGTGAAGCGCGCGGGAGGCGGCCTGTGA